The following are encoded in a window of Torulaspora globosa chromosome 4, complete sequence genomic DNA:
- the DTD1 gene encoding D-tyrosyl-tRNA(Tyr) deacylase (ancestral locus Anc_2.59) produces the protein MLLVGISTDDTIEDVAKGSNKVTSLKLFEDESGVPWKKNIKDANGEILSVSQFTLCARTKKGTKPDFHLAQRGHLAQELYESFLKSLRDSIGVEKVQDGQFGAMMSCSLTNEGPVTILLDTKE, from the coding sequence ATGTTGCTGGTGGGCATATCCACAGATGACACCATCGAGGACGTTGCGAAGGGCTCGAACAAGGTCACCTCTCTGAAGCTGTTTGAGGATGAAAGCGGAGTCCCGTGGAAAAAGAACATTAAAGACGCCAATGGCGAGATTCTCTCGGTATCGCAGTTCACGCTCTGCGCTAGGACGAAGAAGGGCACCAAACCCGACTTCCACTTAGCCCAAAGAGGTCACCTCGCCCAAGAATTATACGAGAGCTTCTTAAAGAGCCTGAGGGACAGTATAGGCGTCGAAAAAGTGCAAGACGGCCAATTCGGCGCCATGATGAGTTGTTCTCTCACCAATGAGGGACCAGTCACCATTCTTCTGGACACCAAGGAGTAA
- the CHS1 gene encoding chitin synthase I (ancestral locus Anc_2.58), producing the protein MNNYEDYGYEDPRSNNRRYRQQAQNDGSGGYEQQQYEYPNASPSGVSYDNFVNHRPRDNRLETETAYNDAFINNVPDAGYQQMPSINVIQHTPDVIQNPQLMSANGVAAGTAAPYFNDDDYYYRSQLNTQSRSSMGSTSDLDYVGDQAKRPILDYQGNMHVFNEDPLATGRYRHGEQSFDDPEEGYIDQRGDDYQINTYLDRDGEMVDPYKTRDIDMEQQAQKYHFYGSEDAEQEGDLSTSSFDGQSHRDLGDYDDVNTLERLNYSASGVPPSASTFSLPPNEGELGKEAERRVPKRNPTIMRKFKLWKGNFIFDSPISQSLLQQYSKAGEHNISNEFKFMRYQAVTCEPNRLAMENFTVRQLKYLTPRRTELMIVITMYNEDHILLGRTLKGVMDNIKHMVKKKNSSTWGPDAWKKIAVCIVSDGRSKINEKSLALMSALGCYQDGFAKDEINGKKVAMHVYEHTTMMNITGVTSKGLELTSSSNTVPVQFLFCLKEQNQKKINSHRWAFEGFAELLQPNVVTLLDAGTMPGKDSIYQLWREFRDPQVGGACGEIKAELGRGFRNLINPLVASQNFEYKMSNILDKTTESNFGFITVLPGAFSAYRFAAVQGQPLQKYFYGESMEGSGFHFFSSNMYLAEDRILCFEVVTKKDSNWILKYCRSSYASTDVPERVPEFILQRRRWLNGSFFAGVYAFFHFHRIWTSGHFIGRKFLLSIEFFYLLINTILSWFSLSSFFLVFRILTLSIALTYHSAFSVLSVIFYWLYGICLVSTFILSLGNKPKSTEWFYVATCIFFAVLMVYMIFCSIFMSVKSFQNILDSGHVTFKGLVLKQTFRDMVVSLGSTYCLYLLSSIIYLQPWHMLTSFFQYILLSPSYINVLNIYAFCNVHDISWGTKGASAKPLGKITAKDDGTFKMEILVSNQEIQSNYDKHMAVLNNMDADESEQQEVPFEEQKAGYYAKVRSLVIILWLLTNFVVVAVVLEAGGIGDYLAMKPQQPNVDSTSTAERPVITKKATIYFSIILWIVALLAIVRFLGCVIYMLSRIWRKVTFR; encoded by the coding sequence ATGAATAACTACGAGGATTACGGCTATGAAGATCCAAGGTCTAATAATAGAAGGTATCGACAACAAGCACAGAATGATGGTTCAGGGGGATATGAACAACAGCAGTATGAATATCCCAATGCATCGCCTTCAGGAGTCTCCTACGATAACTTCGTGAATCATCGCCCTAGGGACAATCGTCTCGAAACTGAAACGGCTTATAACGATGCtttcatcaacaatgtCCCCGACGCGGGATACCAGCAGATGCCATCGATAAATGTGATCCAGCACACGCCCGATGTTATACAGAATCCGCAACTGATGTCGGCAAACGGCGTCGCTGCTGGAACTGCTGCTCCATATTTCAACGACGATGATTATTACTATCGAAGCCAGTTGAACACGCAGAGTAGATCTAGTATGGGATCAACGTCCGATCTGGATTACGTTGGAGATCAAGCTAAAAGGCCTATTTTGGACTATCAGGGCAATATGCATGTTTTCAACGAGGATCCGCTGGCAACGGGTCGCTATAGACATGGTGAACAGAGCTTTGATGATCCAGAGGAGGGCTATATCGACCAGCGCGGTGACGACTATCAGATCAATACTTATCTGGATAGAGATGGAGAAATGGTAGATCCGTATAAGACCAGAGACATCGATATGGAACAGCAGGCACAGAAATACCACTTTTATGGCTCAGAAGATGCAGAACAGGAGGGTGATTTGAGCACTAGCAGTTTTGATGGGCAATCACATAGGGATCTCGGGGATTACGACGATGTAAACACTTTGGAGAGACTTAATTATTCGGCAAGCGGTGTTCCGCCTTCCGCTTCCACCTTCTCATTGCCGCCTAATGAAGGTGAGCTCGGCAAAGAAGCGGAAAGGAGAGTACCAAAGCGGAATCCGACTATCATGAGGAAATTTAAATTATGGAAAGGTAATTTTATCTTTGATTCGCCCATTAGTCAATCGTTATTGCAGCAGTACTCGAAGGCTGGAGAACATAACATTTCAAATGAGTTCAAATTCATGAGATATCAGGCTGTGACATGCGAGCCAAATCGACTAGCCATGGAGAATTTTACAGTGAGACAGTTGAAGTACTTAACTCCAAGGAGAACCGAGCTTATGATCGTTATTACAATGTACAATGAGGACCACATTCTGCTGGGTAGGACGCTAAAAGGTGTAATGGATAACATTAAGCATATGGTCAAGAAAAAAAACTCTAGTACGTGGGGACCAGACGcttggaagaagattgCAGTTTGTATCGTATCCGATGGACGTTCGAAAATAAACGAAAAATCGTTGGCATTAATGAGTGCGCTGGGTTGCTATCAAGATGGATTTGCCAAAGACGAAATCAATGGCAAAAAGGTGGCCATGCATGTTTACGAACACACAACCATGATGAATATCACAGGTGTCACGTCGAAAGGACTTGAACTGACGAGCAGCTCAAATACTGTCCCGGTTCAGTTTTTATTCTGTTTGAAGGAGCAAAATCAGAAAAAGATTAATTCTCATAGATGGGCCTTTGAAGGCTTCGCTGAATTGTTACAGCCGAATGTTGTGACGCTACTGGATGCAGGTACAATGCCGGGAAAAGACTCAATTTATCAACTCTGGCGAGAGTTTCGCGATCCCCAAGTTGGTGGTGCATGTGGTGAGATAAAGGCTGAACTGGGAAGGGGGTTCAGAAATTTAATCAATCCTTTGGTCGCCTCTCAGAACTTTGAATACAAAATGTCTAATATCTTAGACAAGACGACGGAATCTAATTTTGGTTTCATCACAGTTTTGCCCGGAGCATTCTCTGCATACAGGTTTGCAGCAGTTCAAGGCCAACCTTTGCAGAAGTACTTTTACGGCGAGAGTATGGAAGGTAGTGGATTtcattttttctcttccaacaTGTATCTGGCTGAAGATCGTATTCTTTGCTTTGAAGTTGTCACGAAGAAGGATAGTAACTGGATTTTAAAGTACTGCAGGAGCTCGTATGCATCAACCGACGTTCCAGAACGTGTTCCTGAGTTTATTCTCCAGCGAAGACGCTGGCTGAATGGTTCCTTTTTCGCAGGAGTATATGCATTTTTTCATTTCCATAGAATATGGACTAGCGGGCATTTTATCGGAAGAAAATTCCTCCTAAGCATCGAATTCTTTTATTTGCTCATCAATACCATCCTATCGTGGTTTTCATTAAGCTCCTTCTTCCTGGTTTTCCGTATTCTCACATTATCTATTGCATTGACATACCACTCCGCTTTCAGCGTGTTATCGGTGATTTTTTACTGGCTTTACGGTATCTGTTTAGTGTCAACGTTTATCCTTTCGTTGGGTAACAAACCAAAGAGCACAGAATGGTTTTACGTCGCAACTTGCATCTTTTTCGCTGTGTTGATGGTATACATGATCTTTTGCAGTATTTTCATGAGTGTCAAGTCGTTCCAGAACATTTTGGATTCTGGTCATGTCACTTTCAAGGGATTGGTCCTCAAGCAGACTTTTAGGGACATGGTTGTGTCCCTCGGTTCGACTTACTGCCTATATTTGTTGAGTTCGATAATATACCTGCAGCCATGGCATATGTTAACCAGTTTCTTCCAATACATTCTTCTCAGTCCCTCGTATATCAACGTGCTGAACATTTACGCTTTTTGTAATGTTCACGACATCTCCTGGGGTACAAAAGGTGCCTCTGCGAAGCCTCTAGGAAAGATAACGGCGAAAGACGACGGTACATTCAAGATGGAGATCTTGGTCTCGAACCAAGAGATTCAATCCAACTATGACAAGCACATGGCTGTCCTCAATAATATGGATGCTGATGAAAGCGAACAACAAGAAGTGCCCTTCGAAGAACAGAAAGCGGGATACTACGCCAAAGTCCGTTCGCTTGTCATCATTCTCTGGTTATTAACCAATTTCGTAGTTGTTGCAGTGGTACTGGAAGCTGGCGGTATAGGAGACTACCTAGCCATGAAACCACAGCAACCAAACGTGGACAGCACATCTACGGCCGAGAGACCAGTAATTACCAAGAAGGCCACGATATATTTCAGTATCATTCTATGGATTGTAGCGTTGCTCGCCATAGTCCGCTTTCTCGGCTGTGTCATCTACATGTTATCAAGGATATGGAGGAAGGTAACATTCAGATAG
- the DUG3 gene encoding glutamine amidotransferase subunit DUG3 (ancestral locus Anc_2.60), producing MCRFLIFKGKEPILLSHLLTRPAHSIINQSFDSRLRLDRRRPINGDGFGVAYYPTDVKLGEDGPCLYKAITPAWNNQNLSTLAEKTKSNLIFAHVRASTYGVLSETNCHPFTYHSLCFMHNGGISNFKKIKRLLFNHIDDEFLNFLQGGTDSECAFALFLDTLAKEGCDVKSKEGQFSHQALRTALIKTIGYIRDWTKEANRNAEHAEPSLMNFAVTDGSTVVVSRYITSKTDEAASLHFSCGSRFVESSPGEYRMERLNRSQDVIMVASEPLTFERGDWTAVPTNSVITIKKQTVLIHPILDEYFQTDPLYPRSSKLAESKGLMGSVPLAKAVERDVPPLERECRSRPLSTTARLS from the coding sequence ATGTGTAGGtttctgatcttcaagGGTAAGGAACCTATTTTATTGTCGCATTTATTGACGCGACCTGCGCATTCCATCATCAATCAGTCGTTTGATAGCCGGTTGCGCCTTGACAGAAGACGTCCTATCAATGGTGACGGGTTTGGTGTCGCATATTATCCAACTGATGTTAAGCTGGGTGAAGACGGACCATGTCTTTACAAAGCTATAACACCGGCGTGGAACAACCAGAACTTGAGTACTCTGGCCGAGAAAACCAAGTCGAACCTGATATTTGCGCATGTCCGGGCGTCCACTTATGGAGTGCTTTCCGAGACCAACTGCCACCCATTTACGTACCACTCTCTGTGCTTTATGCACAACGGCGGGATCTccaacttcaagaagatcaagaggTTGCTTTTCAACCACATAGACGACGAATTTTTGAACTTTCTGCAGGGCGGGACCGATTCCGAGTGTGCTTTCGCCCTGTTCCTGGATACGTTGGCCAAGGAGGGCTGCGACGTCAAGAGCAAAGAGGGCCAATTCAGCCACCAGGCGCTGAGAACCGCGCTCATAAAGACGATAGGATACATCAGAGACTGGACCAAGGAGGCGAACAGGAACGCAGAGCATGCGGAGCCGTCGCTGATGAACTTCGCCGTCACCGACGGCTCCACTGTGGTGGTGTCGCGCTATATCACTTCCAAGACCGACGAGGCGGCCTCGCTCCATTTCAGCTGCGGGTCGCGCTTTGTGGAGAGCTCTCCAGGCGAGTACAGAATGGAGCGTCTCAACAGAAGCCAGGATGTGATTATGGTAGCCTCCGAGCCCCTCACGTTCGAGAGGGGCGACTGGACCGCCGTGCCGACAAACAGCGTTATCAccatcaagaagcagacAGTTCTGATCCATCCGATCCTTGACGAGTACTTCCAGACCGACCCGCTCTACCCGAGAAGTTCCAAGCTCGCCGAGAGCAAGGGCCTCATGGGGTCCGTTCCGCTCGCCAAAGCGGTCGAGAGAGACGTGCCGCCACTGGAGAGAGAATGTCGGTCGAGGCCTCTCTCCACAACGGCACGTCTATCCTGA